In Nicotiana tabacum cultivar K326 chromosome 21, ASM71507v2, whole genome shotgun sequence, one DNA window encodes the following:
- the LOC107797478 gene encoding putative serine/threonine-protein kinase PIX13 translates to MGNCFGAKLSNSNPSSTHPSFSARPSTPDTSKNYSSGVGYSATSSSIGNSHFSAAASDDTCLNGEILPTPNLKIFNFSDLKLATKNFKSDSVLGVGGFGTVYKGWVDEKTLAPAKAGIGMIVAIKKLNSESTQGFEEWQSEVNFLGRLSHPNLVKLLGYCREDKELLLVYEFMQKGSLENHLFRRSAAIEPLSWNLRLKIVIGAARGLAFLHSSEKKVIYRDFKASNILLDGNYNAKISDFGLAKLGPSGGNSHVTTRVMGTYGYAAPEYVETGHLYVKSDVYGFGVVLLEMLTGLRALDTKRPSGQQKLVDWVKPMLSNKRKLKSIMDARLEGQYSSKGATLAAQITLKCLEGDPKNRPSMKEVMDVLEQIEAIKEKPKESRSKSEHFSSHRHQQSPRSRQSPRQTNDRGFSAGSGK, encoded by the exons ATGGGGAATTGTTTTGGAGCTAAGCTCTCTAACTCTAACCCTAGTAGTACTCACCCCAGCTTCTCAGCTAGACCCTCTACTCCTG ACACATCAAAGAACTACAGCAGCGGCGTTGGCTATTCGGCCACAAGTAGCAGCATTGGAAATAGTCATTTCTCAGCTGCTGCAAGTGATGATACATGTTTGAATGGAGAGATATTGCCAACTCCAAATTTgaagatttttaatttttctgaTTTGAAGTTAGCTACAAAGAATTTCAAGTCTGATTCAGTTTTGGGGGTCGGCGGTTTTGGGACAGTGTATAAAGGATGGGTTGATGAGAAGACCCTTGCTCCGGCTAAAGCTGGAATTGGAATGATTGTTGCCATCAAGAAGTTGAACTCTGAGAGTACTCAAGGATTCGAAGAATGGCAG TCAGAAGTGAACTTTCTAGGAAGGCTTTCGCATCCTAACCTTGTTAAACTACTGGGATATTGTCGGGAAGACAAGGAACTGTTACTTGTTTATGAATTTATGCAGAAGGGAAGCTTGGAAAACCATCTATTCAGAA GGAGTGCCGCTATTGAACCACTTTCTTGGAACTTGCGGCTCAAAATTGTCATAGGAGCAGCACGAGGCTTAGCATTTTTACATAGTTCAGAAAAGAAAGTCATTTACAGAGACTTCAAGGCTTCCAACATACTGCTTGATGGG AATTACAAtgcaaaaatatcagattttggcttAGCTAAATTGGGGCCTTCAGGTGGAAACTCACATGTGACGACTCgtgttatgggcacatatggttaTGCTGCTCCCGAATATGTTGAAACTG GCCATCTATACGTAAAAAGTGATGTGTATGGATTTGGAGTCGTGTTGCTTGAGATGTTGACAGGCTTACGAGCACTTGACACCAAACGACCGAGTGGACAGCAGAAGTTGGTGGACTGGGTGAAACCGATGCTGTCTAACAAAAGGAAGCTGAAGTCCATTATGGACGCTCGGTTAGAAGGCCAATATTCTTCAAAGGGAGCAACGCTTGCTGCTCAGATTACTCTAAAATGCCTAGAAGGCGACCCCAAGAATAGGCCTTCAATGAAAGAAGTAATGGACGTGTTGGAACAGATTGAAGCCATCAAAGAGAAACCAAAAGAATCCAGAAGCAAGTCTGAGCATTTTTCATCTCATCGCCACCAACAATCTCCAAGAAGTCGTCAGTCACCACGCCAGACAAACGACCGTGGCTTCAGTGCCGGATCTGGAAAATGA
- the LOC107800593 gene encoding uncharacterized protein LOC107800593 isoform X1 translates to MYGSRGAMLGSGGVSDGYEIGSKRPRMMESNPYFAVSSGSSGYHQSYGYGSRFQPSGFPVVRLRGLPFNCSEIDVYKFFAGLDIVDIFLVNKDGRFTGDAFVVFAGHMQVDYALQRDRQNMGRRYVEVFSCKKEEYYEAIAADVKEGGYDYEYRASPPPSRPKRSMNKDQMEYTEILKLRGLPYSVRRTDIARFFGEEFNVSADKVHIAYRPDGKATGEAYVEFTSAEEAKKAMCKDNMKIGSRYIELFPSHPDEARRAESRSRQ, encoded by the exons ATGTACGGATCAAGAGG GGCAATGTTGGGGAGCGGGGGGGTTTCGGACGGGTACGAGATCGGCTCAAAGAGACCAAGAATGATGGAATCAAATCCCTACTTCGCAGTGAGCAGCGGTTCAAGTGGTTATCACCAGTCTTATGGCTATGGAAGCAGATTTCAGCCCTCCGGATTTCCTGTTGTTCGTTTGAGGGGTCTTCCGTTCAACTGCAGTGAAATCGACGTTTACAAGTTCTTTGCTGGCCTGGATATTGTGGATATTTTCCTGGTCAACAAGGATGGACGGTTCACTGGGGATGCTTTTGTTGTCTTTGCTGGTCACATGCAAGTTGATTATGCTCTTCAAAGGGACAGGCAGAACATGGGGAGGAGATATGTGGAAGTTTTCAGCTGCAAGAAGGAAGAGTATTACGAAGCTATAGCTGCTGATGTGAAGGAAGGAGGTTATGATTATGAATATCGTGCTTCCCCTCCTCCATCTCGTCCAAAGAGATCTATGAACAAAGATCAAATGGAGTACACTGAGATACTGAAATTGCGAGGTCTCCCATACAGTGTTAGAAGAACAGATATTGCCAGGTTTTTCGGAGAGGAATTCAATGTTTCAGCTGACAAGGTACACATTGCATATCGCCCCGATGGAAAAGCTACTGGAGAGGCTTATGTGGAATTTACCTCTGCTGAAGAGGCCAAGAAAGCTATGTGCAAGGACAATATGAAGATTGGATCTAGGTACATTGAGCTATTTCCTTCACATCCAGATGAAGCTAGACGAGCGGAGTCTAGGTCACGACAGTGA
- the LOC107800593 gene encoding uncharacterized protein LOC107800593 isoform X2, giving the protein MLGSGGVSDGYEIGSKRPRMMESNPYFAVSSGSSGYHQSYGYGSRFQPSGFPVVRLRGLPFNCSEIDVYKFFAGLDIVDIFLVNKDGRFTGDAFVVFAGHMQVDYALQRDRQNMGRRYVEVFSCKKEEYYEAIAADVKEGGYDYEYRASPPPSRPKRSMNKDQMEYTEILKLRGLPYSVRRTDIARFFGEEFNVSADKVHIAYRPDGKATGEAYVEFTSAEEAKKAMCKDNMKIGSRYIELFPSHPDEARRAESRSRQ; this is encoded by the coding sequence ATGTTGGGGAGCGGGGGGGTTTCGGACGGGTACGAGATCGGCTCAAAGAGACCAAGAATGATGGAATCAAATCCCTACTTCGCAGTGAGCAGCGGTTCAAGTGGTTATCACCAGTCTTATGGCTATGGAAGCAGATTTCAGCCCTCCGGATTTCCTGTTGTTCGTTTGAGGGGTCTTCCGTTCAACTGCAGTGAAATCGACGTTTACAAGTTCTTTGCTGGCCTGGATATTGTGGATATTTTCCTGGTCAACAAGGATGGACGGTTCACTGGGGATGCTTTTGTTGTCTTTGCTGGTCACATGCAAGTTGATTATGCTCTTCAAAGGGACAGGCAGAACATGGGGAGGAGATATGTGGAAGTTTTCAGCTGCAAGAAGGAAGAGTATTACGAAGCTATAGCTGCTGATGTGAAGGAAGGAGGTTATGATTATGAATATCGTGCTTCCCCTCCTCCATCTCGTCCAAAGAGATCTATGAACAAAGATCAAATGGAGTACACTGAGATACTGAAATTGCGAGGTCTCCCATACAGTGTTAGAAGAACAGATATTGCCAGGTTTTTCGGAGAGGAATTCAATGTTTCAGCTGACAAGGTACACATTGCATATCGCCCCGATGGAAAAGCTACTGGAGAGGCTTATGTGGAATTTACCTCTGCTGAAGAGGCCAAGAAAGCTATGTGCAAGGACAATATGAAGATTGGATCTAGGTACATTGAGCTATTTCCTTCACATCCAGATGAAGCTAGACGAGCGGAGTCTAGGTCACGACAGTGA